A genomic segment from Diospyros lotus cultivar Yz01 chromosome 5, ASM1463336v1, whole genome shotgun sequence encodes:
- the LOC127802292 gene encoding BURP domain protein USPL1 yields MASNFASWSFVFRVLLLARCILFNSGREIVLEPSANIKVPETAVDIDPSLNVFFKVDDLKAGKRMPIFFAIKNSSSSPRLLPREEADSIPFSSGKLPDLLDFFSFPENSPQAKAMKYTLTECELPPLRAETKFCTTSLESMLDSAAAFFGSGSPFKALSTSHLTGHTAALQNYTLLEPPAEMAMSKMVACHPMPYPYAVFYCHGQDGDRRLFRFALRGDNGERVEAFGVCHVDTSQWDPDHVAFRVLKTSPGRSPVCHFFPADNIIWVAMASPSGI; encoded by the exons atggcttCCAACTTTGCTTCTTGGAGCTTCGTCTTCcgtgttcttcttcttgcacGG TGCATCCTATTCAACAGCGGCAGGGAGATAGTACTAGAGCCAAGCGCGAACATCAAGGTGCCGGAAACCGCCGTGGATATCGATCCTTCACTGAACGTCTTCTTCAAAGTTGATGATCTGAAAGCCGGAAAGAGAATGCCCATCTTCTTCGCCATCAAGAACTCGTCTTCCTCGCCTCGTCTTCTCCCCCGAGAAGAAGCTGATTCCATCCCTTTCTCATCGGGAAAACTCCCCGACCTCCTTGACTTCTTCTCCTTTCCGGAGAACTCTCCCCAAGCCAAGGCCATGAAATACACCCTCACCGAATGCGAGCTGCCGCCGCTTAGAGCCGAAACCAAGTTCTGCACCACCTCGCTGGAATCCATGCTCGATTCCGCCGCCGCCTTCTTCGGTTCTGGATCGCCGTTCAAGGCTCTGTCCACCAGCCACCTCACCGGCCACACCGCGGCTCTGCAGAACTACACCCTGCTGGAGCCGCCGGCGGAGATGGCGATGTCGAAGATGGTGGCTTGCCACCCGATGCCGTACCCGTACGCGGTTTTCTATTGCCACGGCCAGGACGGTGACCGGCGCCTGTTCCGGTTCGCCCTCCGCGGCGACAACGGCGAGAGGGTTGAGGCGTTCGGCGTTTGCCACGTGGACACTTCCCAGTGGGACCCCGATCACGTGGCGTTCCGGGTGCTGAAGACGTCGCCGGGGAGATCTCCCGTGTGCCATTTCTTCCCGGCCGATAACATCATCTGGGTGGCCATGGCTTCACCTTCCGGTATCTAG
- the LOC127802567 gene encoding ATP-dependent Clp protease proteolytic subunit 6, chloroplastic produces the protein MVMASALSAPLSFSIASRNRASPLPLASRRKSTRSTSFCALPSPYGDLSEIGLSNKTGGLPLNINDNDLRGTSSQRYGVIEAKKGNLPIMPAVMTPGGPLDLSTVLFRNRIIFIGQPVNSQVAQRVVSQLVTLATIDEDADILMYLNCPGGSTYSVLAIYDCMSWIKPKVGTVCFGVAASQGALLLAGGEKGMRYAMPNARIMIHQPQSGCGGHVEDVRRQVNEAVQTRHKIDKMYVAFTGQPLEKVQQYTERDRFLSVSEAMEFGLIDGVLETEY, from the exons ATGGTAATGGCATCAGCTCTCTCAGCTCCGTTGAGTTTTTCAATCGCTTCTCGCAACAGAGCGTCGCCTCTGCCATTAGCTTCGCGTAG GAAATCAACAAGATCGACTTCATTCTGCGCTCTGCCTAGTCCTTATGGTGACTTGTCGGAAATCG gattatcaaataaaacagGCGGGCTTCCTCTAAACATCAACGATAATGATCTCCGTGGTACAAGTAGTCAAAG GTATGGTGTGATAGAAGCAAAAAAGGGGAATCTGCCTATAATGCCAGCTGTTATGACTCCAGGAGGACCACTAGATCTTTCAACTGTTTTATTCAGGAATCGAATCATCTTCATTGGGCAGCCAGTAAACTCACAAGTTGCACAGCGAGTTGTATCCCAACTGGTTACCCTTGCAACTATAGATGAGGATGCAGATATTCTG ATGTATCTAAACTGTCCTGGTGGGAGCACCTACTCTGTTTTAGCAATTTATGATTGCATGTCTTGG ATAAAACCTAAGGTTGGCACTGTGTGTTTTGGAGTTGCTGCAAGCCAAGGGGCACTTCTTCTTGCTGGTGGTGAAAAGGGAATGCGCTATGCAATGCCAAATGCTCGTATCATGATCCATCAACCGCAGAGTGGATGTGGG GGGCATGTGGAAGACGTGAGGCGCCAAGTGAATGAAGCAGTTCAAACTCGCCAT aaaattgacaaaatgtATGTTGCCTTTACTGGCCAACCTCTGGAAAAAGTGCAACAGTACACCGAGAGGGACCGCTTCTTGTCTGTTTCAGAG GCTATGGAGTTTGGCCTCATTGATGGGGTATTGGAAACAGAATATTGA
- the LOC127802464 gene encoding organ-specific protein P4 → MRAPSAAFFLISLIFLFANLSDARKDPEDYWKSIMKEEAMPEAIQELLQKDPSSSSSEEKNEPSTNMEHFIKDFDPKPNVILYHKHGGQHHQEAKPCHKGLKQLQAESHNKAKKE, encoded by the exons ATGAGAGCTCCATCTGCAGCTTTCTTCCTTATTTCCCTCATTTTCTTG TTTGCCAACCTCAGTGATGCAAGAAAAGATCCAGAAGACTACTGGAAGAGCATAATGAAAGAGGAGGCTATGCCCGAAGCCATCCAAGAACTTCTCCAGAAAGAcccatcatcatcttcctcaGAAGAGAAGAACGAGCCATCTACAAACATGGAACACTTCATTAAAGACTTTGATCCTAAGCCTAATGTGATACTTTATCACAAGCATGGAGGGCAGCATCATCAAGAAGCCAAGCCGTGCCACAAGGGCTTAAAGCAGCTGCAAGCTGAATCACATAACAAGGCGAAGAAAGAGtag
- the LOC127800985 gene encoding uncharacterized protein LOC127800985, whose product MGNIVLLLLWNFLHFVFSIWYLALGVVYVLESYVISSGLLKRYEDLNLEKLQYLAIVVDNEAAHQISRIAELLQWLAAIGVKNVCLYDNEGVLKRSKEEVLARLSVAQMLEEATKHVPLVEPRHLNLDFASYSDGKEAVARAANSLFVKHYLLGDQKEPILTESDVAEELKAVGSGGPDPDLVLVYGAARCHEGFPAWRMRYTEIVHMGPLKTMKYGSLVKAIWKFTTVRQNYGK is encoded by the exons ATGGGCAATATTGTGCTTCTACTATTGTGGAATTTTCTACATTTTGTCTTTAGTATATGGTACTTAGCACTTGGTGTGGTTTATGTGCTCGAAAGCTATGTTATTTCAAGTGGTTTATTGAAGAGGTATGAAGACCTTAATTTAGAAAAACTCCAGTACCTGGCAATTGTTGTAGATAATGAAGCAGCTCACCAGATTTCAAGAATTGCTGAGCTTCTGCAGTGGCTGGCAGCTATTGGTGTGAAGAATGTCTGCCTGTATGACAATGAAG GAGTGTTAAAGAGATCCAAGGAAGAGGTCTTGGCGAGACTGTCTGTTGCACAAATGCTTGAG GAAGCTACTAAACATGTTCCACTTGTTGAACCAAGACACTTAAACTTGGATTTTGCCTCCTACTCTGATGGGAAAGAAGCAGTGGCTAGAGCAGCAAATTCACTGTTTGTGAAACATTACTTGCTCGGAGACCAGAAGGAGCCAATCCTCACCGAATCAGACGTAGCTGAGGAACTAAAAGCAGTTG GTTCTGGAGGGCCAGACCCTGATCTGGTACTAGTTTATGGGGCTGCAAGATGCCACGAAGGCTTTCCAGCATGGCGAATGCGGTACACTGAGATTGT aCATATGGGACCCTTGAAGACCATGAAATACGGTTCCCTGGTAAAAGCAATTTGGAAGTTCACAACGGTGAGGCAGAACTATG GTAAATGA